From a single Salinirussus salinus genomic region:
- a CDS encoding MBL fold metallo-hydrolase yields the protein MEVTLLGAGDTTGTPTVGCDCDTCERAAERGVERTRFSVHVRNERTGETLLIDLSPDFRHQLLREGFEAPDAAVVTHIHFDHLHGAGNVFRLTRELPTHAPDSVDPVTGESVAETVRDQYDYLDALAVRGETPFEPFEAAGLEVTLVPVDHPPLDCYGVRVVDPETGATFAFSGDTTYDISADSREVLRGADLLFADGIVHHEFTEHHPRGGDDHDEDDVPRTFGTKHMTIHGAKRLAEDLNADRYRLVHVSHFVPADRAFEDPLAVDGERYTI from the coding sequence ATGGAGGTCACGCTACTGGGGGCCGGCGACACGACGGGGACGCCGACAGTCGGGTGTGACTGTGACACCTGCGAGCGGGCCGCCGAACGGGGCGTCGAGCGCACCCGCTTCTCGGTCCACGTCCGCAACGAGCGGACGGGCGAGACCCTGCTCATCGACCTCAGCCCGGACTTTCGCCACCAGCTCCTTCGGGAGGGGTTCGAGGCGCCGGATGCCGCGGTCGTCACCCACATCCACTTCGACCACCTCCACGGTGCGGGCAACGTCTTCCGCCTGACCCGCGAGCTCCCGACCCACGCGCCGGATTCGGTCGACCCGGTCACCGGCGAGAGCGTCGCCGAGACCGTCCGCGACCAGTACGACTACCTCGACGCCCTGGCCGTCCGCGGCGAGACGCCCTTCGAACCGTTCGAGGCAGCGGGGCTGGAGGTGACGCTGGTCCCGGTCGACCACCCGCCGCTTGACTGCTACGGCGTCCGGGTCGTCGACCCCGAGACGGGGGCGACCTTCGCGTTCTCCGGCGACACCACCTACGACATCTCGGCCGACTCCCGGGAGGTGCTCCGGGGCGCCGACCTGCTGTTTGCGGACGGTATCGTCCACCACGAGTTCACCGAACACCACCCGCGCGGCGGCGACGACCACGACGAGGACGACGTCCCCCGCACGTTCGGGACCAAACACATGACCATCCACGGTGCGAAGCGGCTGGCCGAGGACCTGAACGCCGACCGCTACCGGCTGGTCCACGTCTCGCATTTCGTCCCGGCCGACCGCGCCTTCGAGGACCCGCTGGCGGTCGACGGCGAACGCTACACCATCTGA